The stretch of DNA TTCCAagagttatttttattttattttatcttttaAAAAACAACCTTTTCTACTGCCTCTTAAGCTTTTAGTTTTTTGATGCTATATTGATACATCATACAATGTCATCAATTATCAATACCTATATCAATTCCTTGAGCACAGCCCTATATGCTTCCTATTTGGAGAGTCAGGAGTGTATAcaaacaccagtttttgtgaaGATAGACTGTGAAGATATATTTGCTGAATtggacagaaaaaaaatcttttttatTTTGGACTATACCTTTAAGGTAATGttctggtaacactttattttaatgtgtcgctgttacagtgtacttacctaattaggtacagtggtacaacctgtgtaacaacatgtactatcaggtactatcattgtacttgcattatgtatttggggtacctacatatagttgttacattgtaatactgagtgcttttacaaaactttgccaatttgcctaaattttcatcagaggcaaagagctgacctgagacctgctgaatggggtaaatctggtcatgatagatttgatatacaatgcattcttagctccagtcaaggcctcattgtcttcagtgtacatgtaacagctgtgctgcttcaaccttgttactctttgattcaatgtaccagttaattacttacatgtacatatgacatgtatgttatgtcttcgatgtcttggaacaggtctactaattcactacatagtacatatatcaactgtgttggtacacacttattgctctttgatacagtggcataaacccattaaaatgaagtgtaccagttaagtacttacatctacatatatacatcctgtcaatgatgttatgcatcctgtaattgatgtgttgaaacgtgtctgctgttacaccacacagtacatgtgaattagtagacctgttccgagacaagacctgttccagtttattccactgtatcaaagagtaacaaggttgtagcagcacagctgttacatgtacactgaagacaatgaggccttgactggagctaagcatgctttgtatatcaaatcgatcatgacccgatttaccccatccagcaggtctcaggtcagctctttgcctctgatgaaaatttaggcaaattggcaaagttttgtaaaagcactcagtattacaatgtaggtacccacaaatagattatgcaagtacaatgatagtacctgatagtacatgtacatgtaccactgtacctaattaggtaagtacactgtaacagcgacacattaaaataaagtgttaccaatgttCTTAATAAAGTGTAATAATATGTAATAAATATAAGCCTTATCGCATTTTGTGACATTGATTGGACCTTAATACTGTACTTTctttatcattttttttttattaatactGGTGGTGCCTGGTATCAACTGCCCTTGATACAAGGCCTAATTTGTGATGTAATAATGGACCTGAGGTGACTCTAATAACACTGACCTGTGTCATGCTTATACAATGCAATCCTTGAGTTTTTTTAACACCTGCTCTTACAATGATTGGGCAACTGTATGGTAGAATCTGCAGCCGTTGCAGTAACATTTCCCTGATAAATCCAAGGGAACGGAAACACCTGTCAGTCATTTACCAGTGCTATTTTGGAGAATTCCTGGCAGGTCCTGTTAACTAACTGAATTCGTCAATCCTTTTTCTTTTCGACTACGACTAAATAGTTGATGGTACTGTTGATGGTCACTTCTGGTAAAAAGAGGTGAAAGCTTAGAACACCATCTTGACCATGCAGCGTTTCGCTGCACCATTGATCATCTGACGACCTCGTTGACCCTCACCTCCGATTGGCGGGCTGAGAAGATACGGAATGGCGTGCAAGAAGTAGGCCACTCCCAGGGCCGACGACAGCTGCGATGTGCCCACCACGTCGGAGGTCACCACGGGTATGAGTGCCACGTAAGCGCCATCGAAGTAGCCGTAGAGCACGGAGAACGGCACCAGGAGGGCAAAGGTGCGGAGgagggggatgaagaggcagcaCAGACCCTCCATGCCCAAGGCGAACATGTAGCACAGCTTGCGGTGCCTCTTCAACCacctgagagagggaaagggaaaaGAGATTGAAGTCAGCAtaaagtatgcacacacacacacgcacacacacacacgcacacacacacacacgcacacacacacgcacgcacgcacgcacgcacgcacgcacgcacacacacacacacacacacacacacacacacacgcaaggacAAATACACCagaacgcgcgcacacacacacacacacacacacacacacacacacacacatgcaaggacAAATACAccagaacgcacacacacacacacacacacacacacacacacacacacacacacacacacatgcaaggacAAATACACCagaacgcgcgcacacacacacacacacacacacacacacacacacacacacacacacacacgctcacacaaacatacacatgcaaggACAAATACACcagaacgcgcacacacacacacacacacacacacacacaaatacacaattatTTTTGAAATGCAAGTTTATTTGTTATCTTGTTAAAATGTAACCATCCTTGTAATCACCAAGATTTGAATACATCTTGTACACCTTAACCGTAATTTACTATCattacacagtgaggtgaagcacacactaatcccggggcagtgagctgccttgctacagcggtgctcggggagcagtgacgggttagatgccttgctcaagggcactttggcctttcccactggtcggggatcaaaccggcaacccttctgttccaagcccgaagccctaaccagtaggcgaCAACTGCACAAATATGTTCTGTAcaattacatttattttgtaaataATCCATAACAGGTGACTAGTTACTTCCCAACCCTGCAAATGCAAATAGATACAAGAGACTCAATAGAGACtgtttcttctccctctctctctcatacaaacacacacagtcacaaacacacactcgcacgcacacacgcaagcacgcacgcacacacgcattgGCAAATCAGTCAACAATTTTGGCAGAACTAGGTCTCAGTCCATAACCTTCCCTTGGCTCCCTGGTCTGACCCATGCTTATCAAGTGGACACAGTGATAGTCAATTGACTGtgagggaaaacaaacaaacagttgtGATATTCCTGAGGCAAGCGAGGCTTTGCCAATCGGTCACTTCAAGAGAAGAGATTAACCTGCCTGAATTCGGCACATAGGCAGATGGGACCATGGCCCATTAAAATAAATCTGGGCAGAAAACACATTTGTAGAATATAGACCTCCTCTACTGAGGCCAAACTGTATTCTTCCATATACTTCAGTTTAAAATAACTAAGCTGAAGTCTAGTAAAAGTCTTTTTAATATATGGAATTTTAAAGAAGACATAGTTTTCAACCCCACACATAAGATCAACACAAACATTTATTCATGAAAAACACATCCAAGACACATTTGGCATCCACATTTTGCCCCGTAGTGTTTGTATTAGAACTGCAATTAGAACTTGACCTGAACTTTAAAAATGTACGTCTAGATGCCACCATAAAGAAGGGTGTCATCTTTATCAAAGTCCTTTTCCTTTTGAAGTCccatattgcaacacattttgggcacttatcgggcatctatttcgggcagaactgcgcgtgcgcaagacTTCACAAAaccaaactaaccccatgcctttctatggaggatttttgagtgctgtgtcccCTCATTAGAATCTCTCTGGCTTTACTGTATGTGATTGGAAGAGCTGACAGTAAAACAGTAAAAGCTTCAAAGTAAAAGTCACGCATTATGGCGATATCTAGGGTTAGACGCAAGGTCAAACAGAGTGTCAAGAAAGATACACTCATTATCAGAGCATCAATATGCAATACCATAAATGCAAGAAAGTAATTTACTTTGTACACATTAAATCTCGGTCGTCCAAAGATATAAATAAACTACTAAACATCTTTCCTAACCATactccataaaaaaaaaaaaatgctttcgtGCAAGTTAAGATAGTTGGCTAAGAACATAATGTCACTGTCCATGAGATGACCTTAGATAACTTAGCAGTGAGGTTGCAAAACAGCTAGGTACATTGTATTAGACACTGACTGTAAATCAAAACCTTTGAGGGTTAGTCTTAATTATTTTCCTGTGACCGGCCTTTAAGAACACAAGACCAGTTATGCCTAATTCTTTGTCTCAATGACATCGTCCATGATAATCATTGATAATTATTGAACACAATATTTAGTTTGTATATGTAGGGTCTATTTATCAAATTCATcaacatataatataatataatataatataatataatatacggtaatataatttaatttattaCATACCTCCGGTCAGTGAGCCATCCGAAAGTGATGTTTCCGATGATGTCAACAATGCCTAAGATAGACATGAGGAACGCAGCCTGGTGGTGGCTGACCCCAACATCCAGTGCGTACGGCACCAGGTAGACGAAGGGCAGGCTGCAGCCATTGGCCAGGAACAGAAAGGAGCCAGCCAGCACCAGGAAGTCCGGCATGAGCAGGAAGCTGTACTCTTGTAGGGACTGGAAGCAAGACAGGGACGAGACAGAACAGGAGGAGAAGgacgatgaggaggaagagcaacGCTCACTGTCCATCTTGGTCTGAAGCACTTCTTTCTCCGTCGGGGCTTTGAAGCCACACTCTGAGTCCCTGGCAAGTGGACATgcctcgtcctcgtcctctTTGAGGACGATGGGTCGGAGAAGGGCCCCGCAGACGCACAGATTGGACACAAATCCGCCCAGGATAAGCAGCGCACCGCGCCACGAATAGTAGTCAATCAGGAGCTGGACAACGGGCGCCAGGATGAAGGTGCCAATGCCGCTCCCTGACATGGCAATACCGAAGGCCAGGGCTTTCCTCTCGGAGAAGTACGCCCCCACCATGGAAATGGCCGGTGTGTAAGACAGAGCGAACCCAACGC from Alosa sapidissima isolate fAloSap1 chromosome 24, fAloSap1.pri, whole genome shotgun sequence encodes:
- the slc16a12b gene encoding monocarboxylate transporter 12-B isoform X1; protein product: MSQEKRKPRTVDVLPSDGGWGWVIVAGCFMVTICTRAVTRCISIFFVEFQMHFGHDYSGTAWIHSLVDCTTMLCAPLGSFIGNRFSCRVAVILGGLLASTGLVLSSLATSLEFLYLSLGVLTGVGFALSYTPAISMVGAYFSERKALAFGIAMSGSGIGTFILAPVVQLLIDYYSWRGALLILGGFVSNLCVCGALLRPIVLKEDEDEACPLARDSECGFKAPTEKEVLQTKMDSERCSSSSSSFSSCSVSSLSCFQSLQEYSFLLMPDFLVLAGSFLFLANGCSLPFVYLVPYALDVGVSHHQAAFLMSILGIVDIIGNITFGWLTDRRWLKRHRKLCYMFALGMEGLCCLFIPLLRTFALLVPFSVLYGYFDGAYVALIPVVTSDVVGTSQLSSALGVAYFLHAIPYLLSPPIGGWLVDTTGSYTATFFLSGFSLIASSLLLFTAAVVRRCHQRQPRHGDANGAQASPTGDPCCKSKQADFYSPKNKDMMITNTPATTS
- the slc16a12b gene encoding monocarboxylate transporter 12-B isoform X2, coding for MFSSWQCCDSSPLGSFIGNRFSCRVAVILGGLLASTGLVLSSLATSLEFLYLSLGVLTGVGFALSYTPAISMVGAYFSERKALAFGIAMSGSGIGTFILAPVVQLLIDYYSWRGALLILGGFVSNLCVCGALLRPIVLKEDEDEACPLARDSECGFKAPTEKEVLQTKMDSERCSSSSSSFSSCSVSSLSCFQSLQEYSFLLMPDFLVLAGSFLFLANGCSLPFVYLVPYALDVGVSHHQAAFLMSILGIVDIIGNITFGWLTDRRWLKRHRKLCYMFALGMEGLCCLFIPLLRTFALLVPFSVLYGYFDGAYVALIPVVTSDVVGTSQLSSALGVAYFLHAIPYLLSPPIGGWLVDTTGSYTATFFLSGFSLIASSLLLFTAAVVRRCHQRQPRHGDANGAQASPTGDPCCKSKQADFYSPKNKDMMITNTPATTS